The Desulfovibrio sp. JC010 sequence TAGAGGTTCAGGCCGCGAGATACGGGGTAGGAACCGTCTTTAGCAGTAGCAACGGAAGCGAGTACGCCGTTTACTTCAACACCCTTGAGTTCTTTGTTCAGGTAAGCAAGACCAACGTAACCGATAGCTTTTTTGTTTTTGGAAACAGCCTGAGCTACAGCACCGTTGGAAGCCTGAAGAAGAGCACCGGGGAATACACGGTGTTTTTTACCGTCTTTCTTCATAACTTTGCTCTTCCAGCAGTCGTAGGTACCGGAGGAAGTGTCACGGGAGATAACAACGATTTTAGCATCGTCTCCGCCAACGTCTTTCCAGTTGGTGATTTTACCGGTGTAGATACCCCAAAGCTGGTCTTTGGAAAGCTTGGAAACGGGGTTACCGGGGTTAACAACGGGAACGATGCAGTCAAGAGCTACGATGAACTGTACGGGCTTGCGGCCGTTGTCGGTTGCTTTCTTGATTTCTTTATCTTTCATGTCGCGGGACATCATGGCGATGTCGGTGGTGCCGTCGATCAGTGCTTTAGCACCGTTGGAAGAACCGCCACCGGAAATGGAGATGGAAACATTGGGGTTGGCTTTCATGAAGGCTTCAGCAGATTTCTGCATCAGGGGCAGAACAGTGGTGGAACCTTTAACCTGAATGGAACCTGCGAATGCGGAACCTGTAAATGCCATTACCATTACAGCAACGAGAGCAATAATTTTTTTCATTTTGATTTCCTCCAAAAATGGATTTTTAATTTCAGACTCAGTTCTTGTTTACCGCGTCCGTTCTCTATCGTTGAGCAATGGTCTATCTGAACTTGGTTACAAACCTGTTACACGCAAAAGAAAGATCCGTTACAGTCCTGTCCGCGCCTGCTGAAAAAGCAAAAAACAACACAATTACAGACATATACGCGAAAACAACTTTCTATCATTTCTGAGACAAAAGAGTATTAGCCGGCATATCAGTTGTCTGGCATAAGGCTTGCTTTCATCTTGGTGTTGCTAAATTTATTCAAGTGGAGCAGAGAGTATGAAATCGAGATATGTCATAATTGGCGCGGGTCCGACCGGACTTGGTGCCGCCCGTCGGCTTTCTGAGTTGGGGGAAAAATCGTTTCTCGTGCTGGAAAAAAATTCCTGGCCCGGTGGTCTGGCTTCCAGCTTTAAAGACGAAAAAGGCTTTACATGGGATATTGGAGGACATGTCATGTTCTCCCACTATGAATATTACGACAACCTGCTGGAAGAACTACTGCAGGGAGAATACACCGAACATTTGCGTGAATCATGGGTGCGCATTCTCAAAAGCTGGGTTCCCTACCCTTTCCAGAACAACATCCGCTACCTGCCCAATGAGAAAAAGTGGGAATGCGTACGCGGACTTTTGCCCGGTGAGCGATCTGAAGAAACTCCCACAAACTTCCTTGAATGGATTCATTCTGTATTCGGTAAAGGCATCGCCAGATACTTTATGGAACCGTACAACTATAAGGTATGGGCCACCCCGCCGGAGAAAATGTCATATTCATGGATCGGCGAACGGGTAAGTGTAGTGGACCTGCGCTCTGTAATCAAAAACATCCTTCTTGAGCGGGACCAGCTCTCATGGGGACCGAACAACAAGTTCAAATTCCCCCTTAAAGGCGGAACCGGGACCATCTTCCGCAAACTTGCCGAAACTGTCGCCCCATACATTAAATATAACTCACAGGTAGCGGCCATCGATTCCGCAGCAAAAACAGTTACTGATTCCGAGGGCAACATTTTTGAATACGAACATCTGCTTAACACCGCTCCCATTGATATTTTAGCTTCCCGCTGGCTGAAATACCCGGCACAGAAACTGGTCAATGCAGCCGCAGCCCTTAAACACAACAGCGTGGTTGTGGCCGGGATAGGACTCTCTTCATCCCGCCCTGATTCACGCTGCTGGATGTATTTTCCGGAGAACGACAGCCCCTTTTACAGGGTTACCAATTTCCATAACTACTCACCGAACAATACACCTGAACCCAATAAAGGGCGGGCATTAATGTGTGAAGTATCATATTCAAACGACAAGGTTATCGATAAGCAAAACATCATTCAGCAGGTGGAAGACGGTCTGGTCAATACCACCATGCTGAAAGATAGCGAACGCAATGATATTGTATCCCGCTGGTCAATTAATGTGGATTACGGCTATCCAGTCCCTTGCCTGCAACGCGATGAAGCGTTAAAAGTTTTACAGCCTGCGCTTGAATCCATGGGCATCTATTCCCGTGGTCGTTTCGGCGGCTGGAAATACGAAGTCTCCAACATGGATCATTCCGTGATGCAGGGCGTAGAATGGGCTGAACGGATGATAAACGGGAAGCCGGAAACCACATACAGGATCTAGCTAAGTACATGACAATTTCCACCGCCACTTATGAACTTCGGCGGGAGAATGTCCGCAGACGGCTTAAAGACCGCGGGCACCCTCCTCTTCTGGTCAGTTTCGCAGCCAACCGCTACTACCTGAGCGGATTTGAACTTCACGATCCCCAGTGCAATGAAACCGCCGGCTGGCTGATCATTGATCCTGACGGACGCGATTTCCTGCTCACTGACCCCCGTTACCATGACGCAGCCCGCAAGGTCTGGAATGAAGATGACATATTCATCTATTCGGGCCGTAAATTCGATGCCCTGCGCGATTTTTTTAAATCCAGCGGGTTCAGCAAAATTTCTTACGATCCCAAATCCATAAACATCTTTGAGCATGAAAAGCTTAACGATTTCTGCGAGCTCAAACCTGTTTCAGGACTGGTTGAAGACCTTCGCCTGATCAAGGATGAGACCGAAATCAAGCTCATGGAAGAGTCCTGCGCACTGAACCACAAGGTTTATGAGCTGCTGGAACCCAAACTTGTACCCGGACGCACTGAAGCTGAAATAGCATGGGATGTGGAACAGCTTTTCCGCAACAACGGTGCATCCGAGCTTGCTTTCCCGTCCATTGTCGGTATCGGTCCCAATGCGGCTCTGCCCCACGCCATTCCCGGCAACGACAAGCTTGAAGACGGTTCTCTGGTGCTCATCGACATGGGCGGTCGCCTCGGCGATTACTGCTCCGACCAGACCCGCACCTTCTGGGTCGGCGATAAGCCTTCCGACCGTTTTCTCACCGTGCGTGATCAGGTTCAGGAAGCACAGATGGAAGCCATCAAGGTGTTGCGCCCCGGCCTGCCCATCCAGCACGCCTACCACACAGCAAAGGCAGTCTTTGAAAAATACGGGGTCGAAAAGTACTTTACCCATTCGCTGGGACACGGTATCGGCCTTGAAACACATGAGCCGCCCAGCGTCAGCCCCATTGCTTCCGGTGAACTGAAGCCGGGCATGATCATTACCATAGAACCCGGCCTCTACTACTCCGACTGGGGCGGCATCCGCTGGGAATATATGGTTTTGATTACTGAAGACGGATATAAGATTTTGTAAAACAGAATGCCTCCGGCGGCTTAAACCCTTTTGCAAAAGGGTTTAAGAATCCCAAAACCTTTTATTAAGCTTCGCTGGTTTTAATTTCGAAAGTAGTCATAACGAGCTACTTGCGAAGCATACTAAAAGGTTCTGAAAGGGATGGGGTCTGGGGAAGGGAAAACTCTTGCAAGAGTTTTCCCTYCCCCAGCCGCCGGAGGCATAACTACCTAAAATAATTATATGGCCCGTAGAAAAAGAAAACCGCGTCCGCGTCCTTTGCCCCCGCCGCCGGAAAATTCCAGCCGCATGTATATCCAGATTGCGCCATCTGATATCGCAATCTTTCGATTTCTCATGGAGGCCGTGGACAACCTCGCCCTTTTTACTATTGCTGATAGATTCAAAGGAATCCTGCTGCTGCGCTACAGCCCGCATCAGGAGCGGGAATTCCGGGAATTCATGAACGGAATGAAGCAGGAAATAGACATCAAATTCCTGCCCAATCCTTCCGATTCAGCATAAGCAATATACATTATTTCACTACACCAGCCCGGTGCGTTATCGCGCCGGGCTTTCATTCTTTCATATCAATATCAACAAACATGAAATTAAATTCATATTTATTGACAATATGAATATGAATTTATATTCATAAAATACATTTATAAATAACGGAGAGATCATGACACGATCACCGGTTCAGAAGAGAAGCAGGGAAAAGAAACGTAAGATCATTGTGGCCGGGATGAAGCTGTTTTCGGAGAAAGGATTCCACGAAACAGGAGTTACAGAGTTGGCCGCTGAAGCAAAGGTTTCAGTGGGGACTTTCTACAGCTATTTCAGAGACAAAAAAGACCTGCTGGATCAGGTTGCTGAAACATATGCGGCCAGTATTACCAAAGGTGTTTACGGAAATTTTGCAACGAACGCCCCCTATGACAAAAGCCCGCAAAAGATTGTTGAATACATTACCCAGACCGCACGGCAGGCCCACTCCCTCTCAACTGAACTGCACCGCGAAATGCTGGCCCTGAAAAACAGGGAAGCATTGATGGCTGAGCTGGATAAATCAATTGTGGAATCACTTCAGCACGGTGTGAGTGAAATATTGAATAATTGCGCTGATAAAATCAGGGTGAAAGACATTGACCTGAGCGCACGGCTGGTTTGTGGTGCCATTGAAGAAACCATGCATCGCTGCCTGCTTGAAAACGAAGAACCGGACATGGAAAAAGCTTTTGAAGAGCTGACAGAAATGTGTACCGGGTACCTTTTCAAAAGCAGTAAATAGCTTGATAAGCAAGCTAAAGATCAACCACGCTAACGTTAGTCGGATCAATATCGATCCCCAGAAAACTCCCGCCCACAGCTGCAAACCGTTCAGCAGAATCCGTTGCCAGAAAACGGGTCCGCCCTTTACCTCCGGCCTGATTCAACAGACTCAGGCTGCTCAATGTGTTTTTTACTTTCAAAGCTGTTGTTTCAGCTGAATCCACAATGGTGATACCCGGCCCGGCAACATTGGCGATGGCTTCACGCAGTACCGGAAAATGGGTACAGCCCAGCACAAGGGTATCCGGGCCATTGCTGCCGAATTCAGCAAAAAGCGGATGCAAATAGCGGGCGGCGATGGCCTCCACCAACTCCCCGTCAGTCCAGCCCTCTTCAGCAAGCCCCACAAATAAAGGACAAGGCCGGGCAATAATCTTTGCTTCGGGATGAAGTTCACAGATGGTATTCTGGTAAGCCTTGCCGTTTACCGTGCTCTCGGTGGCGATAACCGCGATATTACCGCTTCCGCTGGCAGCGCAGGCAGCAGCCGCACCGGGTTCAATCACCCCCACAACAGGGAGCGGCGCATATTCAGCGGCGAGTTTCTCAAGCGATACGGCAGTGGCTGTATTGCAGGCAATAACTAGCATTTTAATGGATCTGGAAACAAGAGCGTTCCCGGCCTGAAAAGCATAACGCACAATTGAGTCGGCACTTTTGGAGCCGTAAGGCACCCGGGCCGTATCTCCCAGATAAAGATAGTTTTCCCCGGGCATCAACTCCCGCAAGGCCCGCAGGACGGTTAATCCTCCCACACCGGAATCAAAAACACCGATGGGCAGGCCGGATTTTTCAATGGACACTCGATTACCCCGCTACATATTCATTTTCAACTGACGGTTTTTGTTGACATTTTTATATGAACTATTCAATGATATACTCAGTCTAACAATTTATACAATTCCCTCCAGCCTGCAATAATGCTGACTGAACCGGAAAACAGTGGAGCATATTATGGAAGAACGCAAGATGACAATCTTTGGAGTCGGACTAAAAATCTTTAAACCAACCATCATCTACGGCCTCGCCGCGTTGATCATCACCCTGATCTTTCCCAGAATATTCCTGATGACTTTCCTGCCCAGTGCGGCCTTCAACATTCTGGGCGGAATGCTGCTGGGTATCGGTATCGCATTTCTTTTTATCAGCGGAGTCACCGTAAAAAAAGCCGTAGCCGAACAGCGGCTGGAAACCACCGGAACTTTCTCTATTGTGCGCAACCCGCTCTATTTTGCATGGATAGCCTTCATCTTCACCGGCAGTGCCATCGCCACACAGGCATGGCTCCTCTTTGGAATGTGCGGGATAGCTTACTATAAATTCCTGCACCACATCCCGGAAGAGGAAAACATGCTCGAAGAAGCCTTCGGCAAGGAATATCTTGAATATAAAAAGCAGGTTCCATCCATCGTACCGAACCTTAAAGAGTTTCTCTAGAAAAGATCTAAACTAAATCATGAAAAAGTCCGGACTTAAATCCGGACTTTTTTTGTGGCAATTTATCATGTTCACGATGGGCGCTTCAACTGAAACGCAAGGAACTTATCATGTCCCGCCCGGACAGTGGTAGCGGGCGCGGTTTCGCGAAAAAGGAACCTTCTCGGCCCTGCTCTCAGGCAAGGCACAGGATTCAAATGTAGGCGCGTAACGGGTGGAGCTTTTTTCCATTACAATACAAAACAAGTCTCGCGGCAGAGCACCCTCTTCAATACGCTCGATGGATTTGATTTTGAATCCGCTGGCCAGTCCGCGAAGTTTTTCTTCGCAAAAAAAATGAACTGCGAACTTGCCGATCTCATAAAGATTCTCACCCAGATGTTCTCCGGCCCGGTAATGGCGATCAAAAATGGATCTCACAGAATAGACCACCAGTCCGCCCGGCTTAAGTACCCGGTGAACTTCGCTTAAAGCGCAGGAAATTTCTGCCATGGTCAGTTCCATGCACAGCAGCATGTGCGAATAGCAGGCATCATAAGATTCGGATTCAAAAGGAAGCGGTTTACGGATATCAAAGCAGCGGGGATCTACATAAGAAGTAAGGGAGGAGGAAGATGCTCTGGCGGCGATTTCGTCAACCGCCCTGCTGGAATAATCAAGTGCGGTAACAGTGATTCCGTCCTCAGCAAAAAGAAACGTATCCCGTCCCTGACCGCACCCGGTCTCCAGAACGGTTCGCACGTTATTTTCCTGAAACAGTTCAAGAGATTTTTGCGCAAGCAGACTGGGCTGTTGCCCGAAATAACTTTCAGACTCAGTAAAAACCTGATCCCAAAGCTCCTGCTGTGCTGTCAAAGCATTCATTACCGGCTTCATTACCCCTCCCTAGAAATAACCAGTAAGGTAGGTAATATTACAGCAAAGCAGACTTGGCAACAGCGGATGTGTGTCAATTCTGCCGCAATGGCTACCCCTGCCTGTCCATACTCCGGTAATTGATAGCCTCTGCCAGATGCGCAACCTGAATCATCTCCGCCCCGGCCAGATCGGCAATGGTCCGTGAAATACGCAGGATACGCGTGTAAGCACGGGCGGAAAGGCCAAGGCTACGCACTGCCTGCTCCAGAAAGCTGTGCTCAGCTTCACTCAGCTTGCAGAACTTTTCCAGCGATGAACCGGAAAGCTCACTGTTGGTCAGGATATCCATATCCTTGAAACGTTCGGCCTGAATCTCCCGCACCCGCTCAATATTGGCGCGCATGGAAGCTGAATCCAGCCCTGAGGAATCACGCAAATCCTTGTATTCCACAGCCGGGACTTCGATCTGCAGGTCAATGCGGTCCAGAAGCGGCCCGGAAAGCTTGGAACGGTAGCGGTTCACCGCCTGCGCCGAACAGGTACAGGCATGCCGTTCGTCAGTAAAATATCCGCAGGGACAGGGATTCATGGCCGCCACGAGCATAAAATCCGCCGGATATGAAAGGGACATGGCCGCACGGGAAATGGTTACCTCCCCGCCTTCAAGCGGCTGGCGCAGGACTTCGAGCACATTTTTTTTGAATTCCGGAAGTTCATCCAGAAAAAGAACCCCGCGATGGGCAAGGGAGACTTCACCGGGCTTGGGATATGCCCCGCCGCCGATGAGTCCGGCATCGGAAATGGTATGATGCGGAGCACGGAAAGGACGGGTGACCATGAGCGATTTATCCCGCTCCAGCTGACCGGAAACACTGTATATTTTGGTAACTTCCAATGCTTCCTCAAAAACCAGCGACGGCAGAACCGTGGGAATGCGCCGGGCCAGCATGGTTTTACCGCTGCCCGGAGGACCGATGAACAGCAAATTGTGATTTCCTGCCGCCCCGATCTCGATAGCCCGCTTGGCGTGTTCCTGCCCTTTGACCTCGGAAAAATCCATACCGAAGGACTGCCGCCCGGACCAGAGCAGTTCCGTATCAACCGTGGCCGGTTCCAGATTTTCTTCACCGATAAGAAAATTCACCAACTGCGAAAGGGTCCCAACGCCGTAAACCGGAAGACCTTCCACCACTGCGGCTTCATTTACATTATCCGGGCTGACGATCAGCCCCCTGGCTCCCTTGCGCCGGGCTTCGATAGCCAGCGGAAGCACCCCGTGCACAGATTTTACCCCGCCGGAAAGGGAAAGCTCCCCGGCCAGAAACCAGCCTTCAAGCGCGGACTGATCAATGACGCCCGCCGCACCGAGCAGGGACGCAGCCAAAGGCAGATCATATGCAGATCCGGCCTTGCGGATATCAGCCGGAGCAAGGTTCACGGTTATACGTGAAGGCGGGATGCGGTAACCTGAATTCTTGAGCGCGGAAAAAACACGTTCCTTGCTCTCCTTAACCGCGCCCTCAGCCAGACCGACCATGGTAAAAGCAGGCATGCCCTGCCGGGTCAGGTCCACTTCCAGATCGACTTTAAAACCGTCAATGCCCATGAGGGCTGCACAGGAAACTTTTGCTATCATTGAAATTCCGACCCTGAAAATTAGTATTTGTATTTATAATCGGCTTTTTGATATCCGGTTTAAACGCTCAAGGCAAGAGAGACACTCAGAAGATACTCATTAAACATGACCTTTTTCAGCATGATTAATCCCGCCTATGATTATTTTTGCCATTATCGCAGCCTACGTTTATATTATGTATGGAAGCAGACAACTTAACTCACTTAAAGGATCTGCAACGTGAAAGTATATCTCATAAAAGCATCGGCTCCCGGCCTGTTTAAAGAATATAAAAAATACATGGGTGCACCCCCACAAAATATTTTTTCCCTTGCCGCTGCCACTCCACGCGGTGTGCAAGTGGACATGTGCGATGAAACGCAGGACATGAAGCCCAAAATGAACACGGACGCGGATGTCATCGTTATCTGTTTTCATACCCCGGACGCCATCCACGCCTACAAACTGGCTGACAAATACCGCGGCAAAGGCAAAACCGTGGTCCTCGGCGGATTGCACGCATCATTCATGCCCGATGAAGCCCGGCAGCATGCTGACTCCCTGTTGATCGGTGAAGTGGAAGGAATCTGGACCAAGCTGCTCAAGGATTATAAAGCCGGAACACTTCAGAAACGCTACCAGCGCAGCAGCCCGGTGGATATGCCCAAACTGCGCCCCTACCCCACGGACATCATCCCGGTATCACGCTACAAGGGGATCTGGTCGGTGCTGGTCTCACGCGGCTGCGTTCACCGCTGTGAATTCTGCGTTATTCCGCCGTTCTTTAAAGGTAAATACCGTCTGCGTCCCATTGAAAATATTGTGGCGGAAATCAAGGCCGCCCCGGCAAAATGGTTCGAACTGCACTCCGACAACCTTACTGCGGACCGCGACTATGCCATTAAGCTTTTCAAGGCCCTCAAGCCGTTGAACATCAAATGGGTGGGTGAATCGACCATCAAAATGGCGCAGGACGAAGAACTGCTCCGCCTTGCAGCGGAATCCGGCTGCGAACTGCTGCTGTTGGGTATTGAGACTCCCTCGGCAGATGCCCTGTCCAGTTCCGGAAAGAAATTTGTTTCCCCGGCGGAAGTCCGCACGGCAATCGATAAATTCCATGAATACGGGATCAAAATCACCTCTTCCATGATCTTCGGATTCGATTCCCACACCCCGGAAATTTTTCAGCAAAGCCTCGATTTCGTGAATGAGATCGGCATTGATGAAGTGGAATCGGTCATTCTCTGCCCCTTTGCCGGAACTCCCCTCTATCACCGTCTGGAATCAGAAGACAGACTGCTGACCAAAGACTGGTCCAAGTATGATTGCAGTCAGGCCGTCTTCAAACCCAAA is a genomic window containing:
- a CDS encoding PstS family phosphate ABC transporter substrate-binding protein, giving the protein MKKIIALVAVMVMAFTGSAFAGSIQVKGSTTVLPLMQKSAEAFMKANPNVSISISGGGSSNGAKALIDGTTDIAMMSRDMKDKEIKKATDNGRKPVQFIVALDCIVPVVNPGNPVSKLSKDQLWGIYTGKITNWKDVGGDDAKIVVISRDTSSGTYDCWKSKVMKKDGKKHRVFPGALLQASNGAVAQAVSKNKKAIGYVGLAYLNKELKGVEVNGVLASVATAKDGSYPVSRGLNLYTPGEPTGESKALLDYMMSPAGQKLAADTGFIPVK
- a CDS encoding NAD(P)/FAD-dependent oxidoreductase; this translates as MKSRYVIIGAGPTGLGAARRLSELGEKSFLVLEKNSWPGGLASSFKDEKGFTWDIGGHVMFSHYEYYDNLLEELLQGEYTEHLRESWVRILKSWVPYPFQNNIRYLPNEKKWECVRGLLPGERSEETPTNFLEWIHSVFGKGIARYFMEPYNYKVWATPPEKMSYSWIGERVSVVDLRSVIKNILLERDQLSWGPNNKFKFPLKGGTGTIFRKLAETVAPYIKYNSQVAAIDSAAKTVTDSEGNIFEYEHLLNTAPIDILASRWLKYPAQKLVNAAAALKHNSVVVAGIGLSSSRPDSRCWMYFPENDSPFYRVTNFHNYSPNNTPEPNKGRALMCEVSYSNDKVIDKQNIIQQVEDGLVNTTMLKDSERNDIVSRWSINVDYGYPVPCLQRDEALKVLQPALESMGIYSRGRFGGWKYEVSNMDHSVMQGVEWAERMINGKPETTYRI
- a CDS encoding Xaa-Pro peptidase family protein, whose protein sequence is MTISTATYELRRENVRRRLKDRGHPPLLVSFAANRYYLSGFELHDPQCNETAGWLIIDPDGRDFLLTDPRYHDAARKVWNEDDIFIYSGRKFDALRDFFKSSGFSKISYDPKSINIFEHEKLNDFCELKPVSGLVEDLRLIKDETEIKLMEESCALNHKVYELLEPKLVPGRTEAEIAWDVEQLFRNNGASELAFPSIVGIGPNAALPHAIPGNDKLEDGSLVLIDMGGRLGDYCSDQTRTFWVGDKPSDRFLTVRDQVQEAQMEAIKVLRPGLPIQHAYHTAKAVFEKYGVEKYFTHSLGHGIGLETHEPPSVSPIASGELKPGMIITIEPGLYYSDWGGIRWEYMVLITEDGYKIL
- a CDS encoding DUF4911 domain-containing protein; its protein translation is MARRKRKPRPRPLPPPPENSSRMYIQIAPSDIAIFRFLMEAVDNLALFTIADRFKGILLLRYSPHQEREFREFMNGMKQEIDIKFLPNPSDSA
- a CDS encoding TetR/AcrR family transcriptional regulator — translated: MTRSPVQKRSREKKRKIIVAGMKLFSEKGFHETGVTELAAEAKVSVGTFYSYFRDKKDLLDQVAETYAASITKGVYGNFATNAPYDKSPQKIVEYITQTARQAHSLSTELHREMLALKNREALMAELDKSIVESLQHGVSEILNNCADKIRVKDIDLSARLVCGAIEETMHRCLLENEEPDMEKAFEELTEMCTGYLFKSSK
- the murI gene encoding glutamate racemase, with product MSIEKSGLPIGVFDSGVGGLTVLRALRELMPGENYLYLGDTARVPYGSKSADSIVRYAFQAGNALVSRSIKMLVIACNTATAVSLEKLAAEYAPLPVVGVIEPGAAAACAASGSGNIAVIATESTVNGKAYQNTICELHPEAKIIARPCPLFVGLAEEGWTDGELVEAIAARYLHPLFAEFGSNGPDTLVLGCTHFPVLREAIANVAGPGITIVDSAETTALKVKNTLSSLSLLNQAGGKGRTRFLATDSAERFAAVGGSFLGIDIDPTNVSVVDL
- a CDS encoding isoprenylcysteine carboxylmethyltransferase family protein; amino-acid sequence: MEERKMTIFGVGLKIFKPTIIYGLAALIITLIFPRIFLMTFLPSAAFNILGGMLLGIGIAFLFISGVTVKKAVAEQRLETTGTFSIVRNPLYFAWIAFIFTGSAIATQAWLLFGMCGIAYYKFLHHIPEEENMLEEAFGKEYLEYKKQVPSIVPNLKEFL
- a CDS encoding class I SAM-dependent methyltransferase; amino-acid sequence: MKPVMNALTAQQELWDQVFTESESYFGQQPSLLAQKSLELFQENNVRTVLETGCGQGRDTFLFAEDGITVTALDYSSRAVDEIAARASSSSLTSYVDPRCFDIRKPLPFESESYDACYSHMLLCMELTMAEISCALSEVHRVLKPGGLVVYSVRSIFDRHYRAGEHLGENLYEIGKFAVHFFCEEKLRGLASGFKIKSIERIEEGALPRDLFCIVMEKSSTRYAPTFESCALPESRAEKVPFSRNRARYHCPGGT
- a CDS encoding YifB family Mg chelatase-like AAA ATPase; the protein is MIAKVSCAALMGIDGFKVDLEVDLTRQGMPAFTMVGLAEGAVKESKERVFSALKNSGYRIPPSRITVNLAPADIRKAGSAYDLPLAASLLGAAGVIDQSALEGWFLAGELSLSGGVKSVHGVLPLAIEARRKGARGLIVSPDNVNEAAVVEGLPVYGVGTLSQLVNFLIGEENLEPATVDTELLWSGRQSFGMDFSEVKGQEHAKRAIEIGAAGNHNLLFIGPPGSGKTMLARRIPTVLPSLVFEEALEVTKIYSVSGQLERDKSLMVTRPFRAPHHTISDAGLIGGGAYPKPGEVSLAHRGVLFLDELPEFKKNVLEVLRQPLEGGEVTISRAAMSLSYPADFMLVAAMNPCPCGYFTDERHACTCSAQAVNRYRSKLSGPLLDRIDLQIEVPAVEYKDLRDSSGLDSASMRANIERVREIQAERFKDMDILTNSELSGSSLEKFCKLSEAEHSFLEQAVRSLGLSARAYTRILRISRTIADLAGAEMIQVAHLAEAINYRSMDRQG
- a CDS encoding radical SAM protein; this translates as MKVYLIKASAPGLFKEYKKYMGAPPQNIFSLAAATPRGVQVDMCDETQDMKPKMNTDADVIVICFHTPDAIHAYKLADKYRGKGKTVVLGGLHASFMPDEARQHADSLLIGEVEGIWTKLLKDYKAGTLQKRYQRSSPVDMPKLRPYPTDIIPVSRYKGIWSVLVSRGCVHRCEFCVIPPFFKGKYRLRPIENIVAEIKAAPAKWFELHSDNLTADRDYAIKLFKALKPLNIKWVGESTIKMAQDEELLRLAAESGCELLLLGIETPSADALSSSGKKFVSPAEVRTAIDKFHEYGIKITSSMIFGFDSHTPEIFQQSLDFVNEIGIDEVESVILCPFAGTPLYHRLESEDRLLTKDWSKYDCSQAVFKPKNMTAQELDEGATWFWKQVKKKSPLSGGGVTSATGSRSGRNNSGRKPKMNTGSNIKWKSMLALLLIGAALIMDMPWLWGILFLLWVIMDLKNRQTYLLEDISRDSNPVLYWIIVTMWFGFTLTALSWHPAVYGYIYQYLPEKSYKTGSLPESLIPAMPQGIRLTGVKTAHASTEFQEINFGMKLNIPEKWEVSQIKTDNGPEISARDPQHRADLTALRIDMGEELSVAEIMGIMENEISAEIPFVKPEKGTAVSGFNPQHKNFEISFKEYKGELHKEKLNVIIGYGKLNNDAYVIIGICGSDDPPTRKILLAIMESFRP